In Erigeron canadensis isolate Cc75 chromosome 7, C_canadensis_v1, whole genome shotgun sequence, one DNA window encodes the following:
- the LOC122608404 gene encoding uncharacterized protein LOC122608404, producing the protein MDVAPAMDFDFNLSSYSYTSAPSSPTRLTELYHGLDELLISPHAERNSCIATVPFAWEEKPGVPKTPENLYEDDFSFDVSSHFNKSSVSAEDLFHGGVIKTVDSPSHKNERERGRERGFSSASRLPSSRSRRTRSLSPLGASDHRREQMVTPSTTSSSENGFKKWSFMDFLLFRSSSDGRAMDKDPLKKYSENFRKHDQVVRNSGSMSRRRGRLSAHELHYNVNRAVSNDMKKKTYLPYKQGILGRFSFNP; encoded by the coding sequence ATGGACGTGGCTCCGGCGATGGATTTTGACTTTAACTTGTCATCTTATAGTTACACCAGTGCCCCGTCTAGTCCAACTCGTCTGACTGAGTTATATCACGGACTTGACGAGTTGTTGATCTCCCCTCATGCTGAACGGAACAGTTGTATAGCCACTGTTCCATTTGCATGGGAGGAGAAACCTGGTGTTCCAAAAACACCTGAAAATTTATATGAAGATGACTTTTCTTTTGATGTAAGTTCTCATTTCAACAAAAGTTCAGTCTCAGCCGAAGATTTGTTCCATGGAGGTGTAATCAAGACCGTTGATTCACCATCACACAAGAACGAGAGAGAAAGAGGGAGAGAAAGAGGATTTTCATCCGCTTCTCGGTTACCTTCTTCAAGAAGTAGAAGAACAAGATCATTGTCACCACTTGGAGCCTCGGATCATCGTAGAGAACAAATGGTGACACCCTCTACAACATCTTCATCCGAAAACGGGTTTAAGAAATGGAGCTTCATGGATTTTCTGTTGTTTAGAAGTTCTTCAGATGGTCGGGCAATGGACAAAGACCCATTGAAGAAATATTCTGAAAACTTTAGAAAACATGATCAGGTTGTCCGGAACTCTGGATCAATGTCGAGGAGAAGGGGACGATTATCGGCTCACGAGCTCCATTACAATGTTAATCGTGCAGTTTCCAATGACATGAAGAAGAAAACATACTTGCCATACAAGCAAGGTATTCTGGGAAGATTTTCGTTCAATCCTTAG
- the LOC122607633 gene encoding protein MIZU-KUSSEI 1-like encodes MPYVHSSPFYQAENPAFASLLQQHNTSNNPEKRSNSRRSRTSGTGSAGGLFRMFKLLPMLTSGCKMVTLLGKPRKQLLTDHATTGTLFGHRRGRVSLAIQEDPHRLPIFVIELPMSSVAFQKEMASDIVRLSLESETKTNKKKVLEEFVWGVYCNGRKYGYSIRRKQMTDDEFHVMQSLRGVSMGAGVLPGLSEKETAMDGEMTYMRGRFERVVGSKDSEAFHMINPEGAPDGQELSIFFVRVH; translated from the coding sequence ATGCCATATGTTCATTCTAGCCCATTTTATCAAGCAGAAAATCCAGCATTTGCATCCTTACTACAACAACACAATACCTCCAATAATCCAGAAAAACGATCAAATAGTCGTCGTAGTCGTACAAGTGGGACCGGCAGTGCCGGTGGACTTTTTCGTATGTTCAAGCTTCTTCCTATGTTAACTTCCGGATGCAAAATGGTAACATTATTAGGCAAGCCAAGAAAACAACTCTTAACCGATCACGCGACAACAGGAACTTTATTTGGTCATAGAAGAGGAAGAGTAAGCCTAGCCATCCAAGAAGATCCACACCGTCTTCCAATCTTTGTAATCGAGCTTCCAATGAGCTCGGTTGCGTTCCAAAAGGAAATGGCATCTGATATTGTTAGACTATCATTAGAAAGTGagacaaaaacaaataaaaaaaaagtactagAGGAATTTGTGTGGGGAGTTTATTGTAATGGAAGGAAATATGGTTATTCCATTAGGAGAAAACAAATGACTGATGACGAGTTTCATGTGATGCAATCGTTGCGAGGCGTGTCAATGGGTGCAGGAGTTCTTCCTGGATTGTCGGAAAAGGAAACTGCGATGGATGGAGAAATGACTTATATGAGAGGAAGGTTTGAAAGAGTTGTGGGAAGTAAGGATTCAGAAGCTTTTCATATGATTAATCCTGAAGGTGCTCCAGATGGTCAAGAACTAAGTATTTTCTTTGTAAGAGTACATTAA
- the LOC122608650 gene encoding metacaspase-1-like: protein MSSATDRTCCSECQEFVSNDGDTHIESRRERAKFVSDTKGLGSHLKKMFHRGDMPIPRSMSSPEDSTLEAIRNWERTKGKRALLCGVTYERQKYKLKGPNNDVISMQDLLIKRFGFPSRSIHILAEMDSYPHPTKRNIQEALRFLVQDNHKGDSLVFYFSGHGLRQPDLFDDEIDGFDETICPLDFRTAGMIDDNEINDTIVRPLKKDVKLHAIIDACHSGTILDLPYAYSRNEYDWLDNNPPSGFYKGTSGGHAISISACEDNQLAVDTSAYSNDGKQMEGAMTYIFRKAVWGNTRLTYASLLASMHRDILVARQKCFSLRGIFHRNRLQEPLLSSSKVFDLNEPFVL from the exons ATGTCTTCAGCCACTGATCGTACCTGCTGCTCTGAATGTCAAGAATTTGTTTCAAATGATGGAGACACACACATAGAATCAAGACGAGAGCGTGCTAAGTTTGTTAGTGATACAAAGGGTCTTGGTAGTCACCTTAAAAAGATGTTTCATAGAGGAGATATGCCAATTCCCAGATCAATGAGTAGTCCTGAGGATTCAACCCTTGAGGCAATAAGAAACTGGGAAAGAACAAAAGGAAAGCGTGCACTTCTTTGTGGTGTAACTTATGAAAGACAGAAGTATAAACTTAAAGGACCTAACAATGACGTGATAAGCATGCAAGATCTACTAATAAAACGGTTTGGGTTTCCAAGTCGCTCTATCCATATTCTTGCAG AAATGGACTCGTACCCTCATCCAACAAAAAGAAATATTCAAGAAGCTTTGAGGTTTCTTGTACAGGATAACCACAAAGGGGACTCGCTAGTGTTCTATTTTTCAGGTCATGGGTTAAGGCAACCTGACCTTTTTGATGATGAGATTGATGGGTTTGACGAAACAATATGTCCTTTAGATTTTAGGACTGCAGGAATGATTGATGATAACGAGATCAATGATACCATTGTTAGACCTCTCAAAAAAGATGTCAAACTTCATGCGATCATCGACGCTTGTCATAGTGGAACAATTCTTGATCTACCATATGCCTATAGCAGAAACGA GTATGATTGGTTAGATAACAACCCTCCTTCTGGTTTTTACAAAGGTACTAGTGGAGGACACGCCATTTCTATCAGTGCGTGCGAAGATAATCAACTTGCTGTAGATACATCT GCTTACTCAAACGATGGAAAGCAAATGGAAGGTGCTATGACTTACATTTTCAGAAAGGCAGTTTGGGGGAACACAAGACTGACTTATGCTAGTCTCTTGGCTTCTATGCATAGAGATATTTTGGTTGCCAGACAAAAATGTTTCAGTCTTCGAGGGATATTTCACCGTAACAGACTACAG GAACCCCTGCTATCATCTTCGAAAGTATTTGATCTAAACGAGCCGTTTGTATTATAA